The following coding sequences are from one Luteolibacter rhizosphaerae window:
- the plsY gene encoding glycerol-3-phosphate 1-O-acyltransferase PlsY, giving the protein MQLWLCPLLAFLLGSIPFGLFIARMKGIDIRQHGSGNIGATNVLRVVGKKHGIICLILDALKGFIPTLLAITLIRFEGQNTGFTFHGLLEQGFVFPAAEQWKAQTLHVATGLCSILGHNYSPWVGFKGGKGIATSAGVLIALAPLVVPVLIVAWLLIFLISRYVSVASIGAAALLPFVVIYGSWRHGKLASGEWNKPLFIFSVVIAILAIWKHRTNIKRLMAGTESRFERKKKAVS; this is encoded by the coding sequence ATGCAGCTCTGGCTCTGCCCGCTCCTCGCTTTCCTGCTCGGGTCCATCCCGTTCGGGCTCTTTATCGCCCGCATGAAGGGCATCGACATCCGCCAGCATGGCTCCGGCAACATCGGCGCCACCAACGTGTTACGGGTGGTCGGCAAGAAGCACGGCATCATTTGCCTGATCCTCGATGCCCTCAAGGGCTTCATCCCCACCCTGCTGGCCATTACCCTGATCCGCTTCGAGGGGCAGAACACCGGTTTCACCTTCCACGGGCTGCTCGAGCAAGGCTTCGTGTTCCCCGCGGCGGAGCAGTGGAAGGCTCAGACGCTCCATGTCGCCACCGGCCTCTGCTCGATCCTCGGTCACAACTACTCGCCGTGGGTCGGCTTCAAGGGGGGGAAAGGGATCGCTACTTCCGCCGGTGTTCTCATTGCTCTCGCGCCTCTGGTCGTGCCCGTGCTGATCGTCGCTTGGCTGCTGATCTTCCTGATCAGCCGTTACGTTTCGGTCGCATCGATCGGTGCGGCCGCCTTGCTTCCCTTCGTGGTGATCTACGGCTCCTGGCGCCACGGCAAGCTGGCTAGCGGCGAGTGGAACAAGCCGCTCTTCATTTTCTCGGTGGTCATCGCCATCCTCGCGATCTGGAAACATCGAACAAACATCAAGCGGCTGATGGCCGGGACCGAGTCCCGCTTCGAGCGAAAGAAGAAGGCCGTTTCCTGA
- a CDS encoding exo-alpha-sialidase, translating into MKISLWITLALLMCPFAMRAEPPPPPGTVIHHSPASSGLYIGSPSLCVMPDGSYLASHDLFGPASKEHELAWGRLYRSTDRGKSWSHVRDFEGFFWQGLFVHRGAAYALGTDKHHGRVVIRRSSDGMKWSEPVVLTEGEWHTAPMPVIEHGGRIWRAIEDAMGGDKWGERYRARMTSAAADSDLMKPESWSFTNPLPRDAAWLGGNFRAWLEGNAVMAPDGSMVNVLRVDNPQVPEKAAIVRISGDGGSASFDPARGFIDFDGGAKKFTIRRDPLTEDYWALATIIPERHADPALGRPSAVRNTLALVRSKDLQKWETCSILLYHPDVSRHGFQYVDWQFDGEDLIAACRTAWDDAEGGARNNHDANFITFHRWENFRLLSRKDDVPMPEPEMVKHENGELIVRGSEFEIGTLANGEKAFSNRPYVWHEVPGSVGGRPFTRLGGGNRALLEVTAKKELQLQIATAGALPGIETGGWQASADSFHYNDRSKTRLQIFTREIKTGETIRLPKGNWTGSLLILPAAP; encoded by the coding sequence GTGAAGATTTCGCTCTGGATTACTTTGGCCCTGCTCATGTGTCCCTTCGCCATGCGGGCTGAGCCTCCTCCGCCGCCGGGCACGGTAATTCACCATAGCCCGGCCAGCAGCGGGCTCTACATCGGTTCGCCATCGCTCTGCGTGATGCCGGATGGGAGCTATCTGGCCAGCCATGACCTCTTCGGCCCGGCGAGCAAGGAGCATGAACTCGCGTGGGGCCGACTCTACCGCTCGACGGATCGTGGCAAGAGTTGGTCGCATGTGCGCGACTTCGAGGGTTTCTTCTGGCAAGGGCTCTTCGTTCACCGCGGTGCCGCTTATGCGCTCGGAACGGACAAGCATCACGGCCGGGTGGTGATCCGGCGCTCAAGCGATGGAATGAAGTGGAGCGAGCCGGTGGTTCTGACCGAAGGCGAATGGCATACCGCTCCGATGCCGGTGATCGAGCACGGCGGACGAATCTGGCGCGCGATCGAAGATGCGATGGGTGGCGACAAATGGGGGGAACGCTACCGGGCACGCATGACGTCAGCCGCCGCGGATTCGGATCTGATGAAACCGGAAAGCTGGAGCTTCACCAATCCCCTGCCCCGCGATGCAGCGTGGCTGGGCGGGAACTTCCGCGCTTGGCTGGAGGGGAATGCGGTGATGGCGCCAGACGGCAGCATGGTGAACGTGCTGCGGGTGGATAATCCTCAGGTCCCGGAAAAGGCGGCGATCGTCCGCATTTCGGGGGATGGCGGCAGCGCGAGCTTCGATCCTGCGAGAGGCTTCATCGACTTCGACGGTGGCGCGAAGAAATTCACGATCCGCCGGGATCCGCTCACCGAGGATTACTGGGCGCTGGCGACGATCATTCCGGAGCGCCATGCAGATCCTGCCTTGGGACGGCCCAGCGCCGTAAGGAACACGCTGGCGCTGGTGCGGAGCAAGGACCTGCAAAAGTGGGAAACGTGCTCCATCCTGCTCTATCATCCCGATGTCTCTCGGCACGGCTTCCAGTACGTCGATTGGCAATTCGATGGAGAGGACCTTATCGCCGCGTGCCGGACCGCTTGGGACGATGCGGAAGGAGGAGCGCGCAACAACCACGATGCGAACTTCATCACCTTTCACCGCTGGGAAAACTTCCGCCTGCTCTCGCGCAAGGATGATGTCCCGATGCCGGAGCCCGAAATGGTGAAGCACGAGAACGGCGAGCTGATCGTAAGAGGCAGCGAATTCGAGATCGGCACGCTGGCTAATGGCGAGAAGGCCTTCTCCAACCGACCCTACGTCTGGCACGAAGTCCCGGGATCCGTAGGTGGCAGGCCCTTCACCCGGCTGGGAGGCGGGAACCGTGCGCTGCTGGAGGTCACGGCGAAGAAGGAGCTCCAGCTCCAGATCGCCACGGCGGGAGCCCTGCCGGGAATCGAAACGGGTGGATGGCAGGCATCCGCAGATAGTTTTCACTACAACGATCGTAGCAAGACCCGCCTCCAGATCTTCACACGCGAGATCAAAACCGGCGAGACCATCCGGCTACCGAAAGGCAACTGGACCGGCAGCCTGCTCATCCTACCTGCTGCACCATGA
- a CDS encoding peptidylprolyl isomerase — MKRRLILAFALLGSLAFAQEEKKEAEPAKPAAAAERVKFSTSKGDIVIELDRAKAPVTVENFLSYVKKKHYDGTVFHRVIGTFMIQGGGFAQKDGSLIEKETGKGIKNEASNGLKNDRGTIAMARTGDPNSATAQFFINVVDNAMLNAPSPDGHGYAVFGKVVEGLEVVDQIKAVQTGTKKVTARGPGGATQEAPFSDVPTEDVVIKTATVVEAK; from the coding sequence ATGAAACGTCGTTTAATCCTCGCCTTTGCCCTGCTTGGCTCCCTTGCCTTTGCCCAAGAGGAGAAGAAGGAAGCGGAACCCGCCAAGCCTGCCGCTGCCGCGGAGCGTGTGAAATTCAGCACCAGCAAGGGTGACATCGTGATCGAACTGGATCGCGCCAAGGCTCCGGTCACGGTGGAGAACTTCCTCTCCTACGTGAAGAAGAAGCACTACGACGGCACCGTCTTCCACCGGGTGATCGGCACCTTCATGATCCAAGGCGGCGGCTTCGCCCAGAAGGATGGCTCATTGATCGAAAAAGAGACCGGCAAAGGCATCAAGAACGAGGCCTCGAATGGATTGAAGAACGATCGGGGCACCATCGCCATGGCCCGCACCGGCGACCCGAACTCCGCCACCGCTCAGTTCTTCATCAACGTGGTGGATAATGCGATGCTCAATGCCCCGAGCCCGGACGGACACGGTTACGCCGTTTTCGGCAAGGTGGTGGAAGGTCTCGAAGTCGTCGACCAAATCAAGGCCGTGCAGACCGGCACCAAGAAGGTCACCGCCCGTGGCCCCGGCGGCGCGACGCAAGAAGCTCCTTTCAGCGACGTTCCGACCGAGGATGTGGTGATCAAAACCGCCACCGTGGTCGAAGCGAAGTAA
- a CDS encoding lamin tail domain-containing protein: MEPRTLMALLCLCPTPLCANLVAHWKLDGSPNEETASYPAVWEGEAAYTNTVPAPLSTGAADLNGTWLKAGAAIDFERHQAFTATAWIKGGAQDATILGDMVEMEGNQGWELHVGTAANGGNAQSLTVWLNNDYPANAIQVSASIPVLDEQWRHVAFTYDGSSNGEGIQIYVDGAPVAVSVTLNSLGGSIANGPAAELNIGSRMNGAAHSFTGQIDEVAIFSRQLSPAEMSTVFSAGIEAISFPYIASTVPSAGQSVTTLTAAEAEFTHPVGGVDAADLLVNGIPASGVTAIDPKRYRFSFPAPPQGDVHFTWAAAHGIVGVNGVAAQPTPWSALSAPVLPAPQAAISEFLAQNSGGQYDQDFDTPDWIEIHNPGTAIVNLAGWSLTDNPAEPRQWVFPTQSLAPGARLLVFASGKDRSSPGSQLHANFKLGMESGGYLGLFDPAGQLVHAYENYPQQEANVSFGLSSNGKPADGRVAWRYQTPSPGAAAAGAVFSGASIMSTSFSPANPQPGQPITVTVRLSPETVISGSGPTLRYRMMHGGETQTLFFDDGQHGDGAAGDKVWGVTIPSAPTAGQMVRWRIGVTSNGGSSRWPVNVNTAAELPLYEGTVTGGTAAGYLPIYQFFVPGYTIPTSTSQSGIDSDTGARGAFYGNGKLYDNVLIRIKGTTSRYLLKRSHRVDFNPGREFEWSPDFPAQRELNLNSEYNDPSYLRQNQQLWMHRDSGNAGSEHFPVKLLMNNSPWQLAFHNYSADSELVETMGLDKRGALYKQVGTLSTSAGGEKKSRKWEGTSDYTALKSALNANSTTRNRYIYDNLNLPAVINYLAVARIAQEGDDVWANMVMYRDSDNTGEWRPIPFDLNLSFGQLFYNGESLNSFVHATNDDNKSHPLYGSGFCLPNTGNTGSYNRLYHAIILNTNARAMLLRRMRTIMDQYVKAPGTSAANSLLESRFNTMAALILNDANADRATWGLPPNSGAYGLGPGISPTQGLTTLKNDFLYPRRTHLYVTHSVNNTSKVIGLFNEDNAGIPNAQVANPMIAFGTVMAHPSSGNQNHEYIELLNNSADAVDVSGWILRGAGGTFTFEPGTVIAPAGKLFVSPDVKAFRARPSTPTANEQNFVVGPYRGRLSPYGETLVLENATGGVVAQKSVVADPNAPAVTLRVTEIMSSSAHTTNTVNGDWFELTNTGSATLDLSGFSWDDSRNESGQAYFGQVLIAPGESLVVLDEDDDDEARAFRQAWGLPSSVKILTREDFGLPELRGLGNGDSVIVYTPGGIETTRANFPAHVAGKSRVWFRNGVAVPGGYAQAGKYGAVNSGAAPSDIGSPGFAGADPATLTNPYDQWTAANDLWSTAALADSDPDGDGRSNRAEYAFGGDPDVKDFPPPPMMLRNGNHAEWMLVRRTSDPGLVIGVETSSDLTNWTPTSLEILSEVPHPTMSGYVKTIYSIPMTGSEGFFRGRTN; this comes from the coding sequence GTGGAACCCAGAACCCTGATGGCACTGCTGTGCCTATGTCCCACGCCCCTGTGTGCCAATCTCGTCGCACACTGGAAGCTCGACGGCTCTCCGAACGAGGAGACCGCGAGCTATCCCGCAGTGTGGGAGGGTGAAGCGGCCTACACCAACACCGTGCCCGCGCCCCTGAGCACAGGGGCCGCGGACCTGAACGGGACTTGGCTGAAGGCGGGAGCCGCAATCGATTTCGAGCGGCACCAAGCCTTCACCGCCACCGCGTGGATCAAGGGTGGTGCACAGGACGCCACCATCCTGGGCGACATGGTGGAGATGGAGGGCAACCAAGGCTGGGAGCTGCATGTGGGAACCGCTGCCAATGGCGGGAATGCCCAGAGCCTGACCGTCTGGCTGAACAACGACTACCCGGCCAATGCAATCCAAGTGAGCGCCAGCATCCCCGTGCTGGACGAGCAGTGGCGCCATGTCGCGTTCACCTACGATGGATCCAGTAACGGCGAGGGTATCCAGATCTACGTGGACGGCGCGCCGGTGGCGGTTTCCGTCACCTTGAATTCATTGGGCGGCAGCATCGCGAACGGTCCTGCCGCGGAGTTGAACATCGGCTCGCGCATGAATGGTGCGGCCCACAGCTTCACCGGCCAGATCGACGAGGTGGCGATCTTCAGCCGTCAGCTTAGCCCGGCGGAAATGAGCACGGTGTTCAGCGCCGGCATCGAGGCAATCTCCTTTCCCTACATCGCATCCACCGTGCCCAGTGCGGGCCAGAGCGTGACCACGCTGACCGCCGCCGAGGCGGAATTCACACACCCGGTGGGCGGGGTGGATGCCGCAGATCTGCTGGTGAATGGCATTCCCGCGAGCGGGGTGACGGCGATCGATCCCAAGCGCTACCGCTTCAGCTTCCCTGCCCCGCCGCAGGGCGATGTCCACTTCACTTGGGCTGCCGCTCACGGGATCGTCGGGGTGAATGGCGTGGCGGCGCAGCCGACCCCATGGTCCGCGCTTTCCGCACCCGTGCTGCCCGCGCCTCAGGCGGCGATCTCCGAGTTTCTGGCGCAGAACTCCGGCGGCCAGTATGATCAGGACTTCGATACGCCCGACTGGATCGAGATCCACAATCCCGGCACTGCCATCGTGAACCTCGCCGGATGGTCTCTGACGGATAACCCGGCAGAACCGCGCCAATGGGTCTTCCCCACCCAGAGCCTGGCCCCCGGTGCGCGACTGCTGGTCTTCGCCTCCGGCAAGGATCGCTCCAGCCCGGGCAGCCAGCTGCACGCGAATTTCAAGCTCGGCATGGAAAGCGGTGGCTACCTCGGTCTCTTCGACCCCGCCGGGCAACTGGTCCACGCCTACGAGAACTACCCGCAACAGGAAGCGAATGTCTCCTTCGGGCTCAGTTCCAATGGAAAGCCCGCCGACGGGCGGGTCGCATGGCGCTATCAAACGCCATCGCCCGGTGCTGCCGCAGCGGGTGCGGTATTTTCCGGAGCCTCGATCATGAGCACTAGCTTCAGCCCGGCGAACCCGCAGCCCGGCCAGCCGATCACCGTGACGGTCAGGCTATCGCCCGAGACGGTGATAAGCGGCAGCGGGCCCACCTTGCGCTATCGGATGATGCATGGTGGTGAGACGCAGACGCTGTTCTTCGACGACGGACAGCATGGCGATGGAGCTGCGGGTGACAAGGTGTGGGGCGTCACCATTCCCTCGGCTCCGACTGCGGGCCAGATGGTGCGCTGGCGGATCGGGGTCACCAGCAACGGAGGTTCTTCGCGCTGGCCGGTCAATGTGAACACCGCAGCCGAGTTGCCGCTTTACGAGGGTACGGTGACGGGAGGAACGGCGGCCGGCTACCTGCCGATCTATCAGTTCTTCGTTCCCGGCTACACGATCCCGACGAGCACTTCGCAATCGGGCATCGATTCGGATACCGGCGCGCGCGGCGCCTTCTATGGCAATGGCAAGCTCTACGACAACGTGCTGATCCGGATCAAGGGCACTACTTCACGCTACCTGCTGAAGCGTTCTCACCGCGTGGATTTCAATCCAGGACGCGAGTTCGAGTGGTCGCCAGACTTCCCGGCACAGCGCGAGTTAAACCTGAATTCGGAGTACAACGATCCGAGCTACCTGCGCCAGAACCAGCAATTGTGGATGCACCGTGACTCCGGAAATGCGGGCTCCGAGCACTTCCCGGTGAAGCTGCTGATGAACAACTCACCCTGGCAACTGGCCTTCCACAACTACTCCGCGGATAGCGAGCTGGTGGAGACCATGGGCCTGGACAAGCGCGGCGCGCTCTACAAGCAGGTGGGCACTCTGAGCACGAGCGCGGGCGGCGAGAAGAAAAGCCGCAAGTGGGAAGGGACCTCCGACTATACCGCTCTGAAAAGCGCGCTGAATGCCAACAGCACCACGCGCAACCGCTACATCTACGACAACCTCAACCTGCCCGCGGTGATCAACTACCTGGCGGTAGCCCGCATCGCGCAGGAAGGAGACGATGTCTGGGCGAACATGGTGATGTATCGCGACAGCGACAACACCGGTGAGTGGCGCCCGATTCCCTTCGACCTGAACCTCTCCTTCGGCCAACTCTTCTACAACGGTGAATCGCTGAACTCCTTCGTCCACGCAACGAACGACGACAACAAGAGCCACCCTCTATACGGCTCCGGCTTCTGCCTGCCGAACACGGGCAACACCGGCAGCTACAACCGGCTCTACCACGCGATCATCCTGAATACGAATGCCCGTGCGATGCTGCTGCGGCGCATGCGGACGATCATGGACCAGTACGTGAAAGCGCCTGGCACCTCGGCGGCGAACTCACTGCTGGAGTCACGCTTCAACACCATGGCCGCGCTGATCCTGAACGATGCCAATGCCGATCGGGCCACCTGGGGGCTGCCGCCGAACAGCGGTGCCTATGGTCTGGGCCCCGGAATCAGTCCGACCCAGGGTCTCACCACGCTGAAGAATGATTTCCTCTATCCGCGCCGCACGCACCTCTACGTGACGCATTCGGTGAACAACACATCCAAGGTCATCGGACTCTTCAACGAGGACAATGCCGGGATTCCTAATGCGCAGGTGGCGAACCCGATGATCGCCTTCGGCACGGTGATGGCGCACCCGAGCTCTGGAAACCAGAACCACGAGTACATTGAACTGCTGAACAACAGCGCCGATGCGGTGGATGTGAGCGGATGGATCCTGCGCGGAGCCGGCGGAACTTTCACCTTCGAGCCGGGCACGGTGATCGCACCCGCGGGGAAGCTCTTCGTGTCCCCGGATGTAAAGGCATTCCGGGCACGCCCCAGCACGCCGACCGCGAACGAGCAGAACTTCGTAGTCGGTCCTTACCGCGGCCGTCTCTCTCCCTATGGCGAGACCTTGGTGCTGGAGAATGCGACCGGGGGCGTGGTGGCGCAGAAATCAGTGGTAGCGGATCCGAACGCGCCCGCGGTGACGCTGAGGGTTACCGAGATCATGTCGAGCAGCGCCCATACGACGAACACGGTGAACGGCGATTGGTTCGAGCTCACGAATACTGGAAGCGCCACGCTCGATCTCTCCGGCTTTTCTTGGGACGATAGCCGCAATGAATCCGGGCAGGCTTACTTCGGTCAGGTGCTTATCGCGCCCGGGGAATCGCTGGTGGTGCTGGATGAGGATGACGACGATGAGGCACGGGCCTTCCGCCAAGCATGGGGGCTGCCCTCTTCTGTGAAGATTCTGACGCGCGAAGACTTCGGGCTGCCGGAGTTGCGGGGGCTGGGTAATGGTGACTCGGTGATCGTCTACACGCCGGGGGGCATCGAAACCACACGGGCGAACTTCCCGGCCCATGTCGCGGGCAAGTCGCGGGTATGGTTCCGCAATGGCGTGGCAGTACCGGGTGGCTATGCGCAAGCGGGCAAGTATGGAGCGGTGAATTCGGGGGCTGCGCCCTCCGACATCGGCTCGCCCGGGTTCGCGGGAGCCGACCCCGCCACTCTAACAAATCCATACGATCAGTGGACGGCGGCCAACGACCTGTGGTCGACCGCAGCACTCGCGGACTCGGATCCTGATGGTGACGGTCGCAGCAACCGGGCGGAGTATGCCTTCGGCGGGGATCCGGATGTGAAAGACTTCCCGCCGCCACCCATGATGCTGCGCAATGGCAACCATGCGGAGTGGATGTTGGTGCGGCGCACGAGTGACCCGGGGCTGGTCATCGGAGTGGAAACCTCCTCCGATCTAACAAACTGGACACCGACCTCTTTGGAGATTCTGAGCGAGGTGCCGCATCCGACGATGAGCGGATACGTGAAGACGATCTACAGCATTCCGATGACGGGTTCGGAAGGATTCTTCCGCGGACGCACGAATTGA
- a CDS encoding DedA family protein, with protein sequence MKEAIDFILNIQEHLMTFTQAHGPWVYGLLFLIIFCETGLVVTPFLPGDSLLFAVGAIAADPKSGLNVWIAAAVILVSAILGDTVNYWIGRKFGAWTMRTFPKIVKPEHIAKTNEFFVRYGGKTIILARFVPIVRTFAPFVAGSGEMNYGRFMYFNVIGAILWVVLILPAGWFFGNMEIVKKNFELVVLGIIGISVLPMVIEILKAKFKKPDAIEAE encoded by the coding sequence ATGAAGGAAGCGATCGATTTCATCCTGAACATTCAGGAGCACCTCATGACCTTCACCCAAGCCCACGGGCCTTGGGTCTATGGCCTTCTGTTCCTGATCATTTTCTGCGAAACCGGACTCGTCGTCACCCCCTTCCTGCCCGGGGACTCGCTGCTGTTTGCAGTCGGTGCCATCGCCGCGGACCCGAAGTCGGGCCTCAATGTCTGGATCGCGGCCGCAGTCATCTTGGTTTCCGCCATTCTCGGCGATACCGTGAACTACTGGATCGGTCGTAAATTCGGGGCATGGACGATGCGCACATTCCCGAAGATCGTGAAGCCCGAGCACATCGCGAAGACCAACGAGTTCTTCGTCCGCTACGGAGGCAAGACGATCATCCTTGCGCGCTTCGTCCCCATCGTCCGCACTTTCGCTCCCTTCGTCGCCGGTTCCGGCGAAATGAACTACGGCCGCTTCATGTACTTCAACGTGATCGGTGCCATTCTCTGGGTTGTTCTCATCCTTCCCGCAGGCTGGTTCTTCGGGAACATGGAGATCGTGAAGAAGAACTTCGAACTCGTGGTGCTCGGCATCATCGGCATCTCGGTCCTCCCCATGGTCATCGAGATCCTGAAGGCGAAGTTCAAAAAGCCCGATGCCATCGAAGCGGAATAA
- a CDS encoding sialidase family protein: MKALPLLLAALTSGVMAEPTTYRKFSVEEREGSLLACHPIAKDKKPLWAKGVAQGVAPERKKDRREPYFEGPITYVRAPRDAGEPFHSHNHQPSITWLPNGDLLAIWYSTKDEKGPELTVLASRLRPGEKEWDASSEFFKAEGRNMHGSSIFHDGSGTIYHFNGMAPEGHRGWDKLALLMRKSSDNGVTWSEPLVADPEYRERNQVIAGMRKTKAGVLIQPCDAVPGGAGGTALNLSRDGGATWTDPGEGKPSPRFTDGAQGLGTIAGIHASVVELKDGDWLAFGRGDDLPGGLAATLDLLSKTVIRNVKLPEQTFEERVEAIEAMAREAGIAKSSLELNWADDEGTQSSMSIRAVPLFYDELSLAELVRYSTDKTKLNYRFRPRGVTFYDATSSKGPAPFQQKFMPQSISNDEGKTWTYAASPFPPIGGGQRLTLLRLQEGPLLLISFTNPDRRKPREGGMEFSRADGSTFTGHGMFAAISEDEGKSWPIRKLITPGAGEFDGGAWTRKFTATPDNAEHAGYLASTQSPDGTIHLISSALHYRFNLAWLQEAAGSP, translated from the coding sequence ATGAAAGCACTACCCCTCCTCCTCGCCGCATTGACCTCCGGGGTGATGGCCGAGCCCACGACTTACCGGAAGTTCAGCGTGGAAGAGCGCGAGGGCAGCCTCCTCGCTTGCCATCCCATAGCCAAAGACAAGAAGCCGCTGTGGGCGAAAGGGGTCGCACAGGGGGTAGCACCGGAGCGGAAGAAGGACCGGCGCGAGCCCTACTTCGAGGGACCGATCACCTACGTGCGCGCACCGAGGGACGCGGGCGAACCCTTCCACTCCCACAACCACCAGCCCTCCATCACTTGGCTCCCGAATGGCGACCTACTGGCGATCTGGTATAGCACGAAGGACGAGAAGGGCCCCGAACTGACGGTACTGGCGAGCCGCCTGAGGCCCGGAGAGAAGGAATGGGATGCATCCAGCGAGTTCTTCAAGGCCGAGGGACGGAACATGCATGGATCGAGCATCTTCCACGATGGCAGCGGGACGATCTACCACTTCAACGGTATGGCTCCGGAAGGCCATCGGGGCTGGGACAAGCTGGCCCTGCTGATGCGGAAGAGCAGCGACAACGGCGTGACCTGGAGTGAGCCCCTGGTCGCCGATCCCGAATACCGTGAACGCAATCAGGTGATCGCCGGCATGCGGAAGACAAAAGCGGGAGTGCTGATCCAGCCATGCGATGCGGTGCCTGGCGGGGCCGGCGGCACGGCGCTGAATCTCAGCCGGGATGGAGGCGCGACCTGGACCGATCCGGGCGAGGGCAAACCTTCTCCAAGATTCACAGACGGAGCCCAAGGTTTAGGAACCATCGCGGGCATCCATGCTTCCGTGGTCGAGCTCAAAGACGGTGATTGGCTGGCCTTCGGACGCGGTGACGATCTTCCAGGCGGCCTTGCAGCGACCTTGGATCTCCTGAGCAAGACCGTCATCAGAAACGTCAAGCTTCCGGAGCAGACGTTTGAAGAAAGAGTCGAAGCCATCGAAGCAATGGCTCGGGAAGCTGGCATCGCCAAAAGCTCGCTCGAGCTGAATTGGGCGGATGATGAAGGGACACAATCCTCGATGAGTATCAGGGCGGTTCCTCTTTTCTATGACGAGCTCAGCCTTGCCGAGTTGGTGAGATACTCGACCGACAAAACCAAACTCAATTACAGATTCAGGCCGAGAGGTGTGACGTTCTACGATGCGACTTCATCAAAGGGTCCGGCTCCATTTCAGCAAAAGTTCATGCCCCAGAGCATCTCAAACGACGAAGGCAAAACCTGGACTTACGCCGCGAGTCCATTTCCGCCGATCGGCGGCGGTCAACGATTGACCCTGCTGCGCCTGCAGGAGGGTCCGCTGCTTCTCATATCCTTTACCAACCCCGACCGCAGAAAACCACGGGAAGGCGGCATGGAATTCAGCCGGGCGGATGGCAGTACCTTCACCGGGCACGGCATGTTTGCCGCGATCTCCGAGGACGAGGGCAAGAGCTGGCCGATCCGGAAGCTGATCACGCCCGGTGCCGGCGAGTTTGACGGCGGTGCTTGGACCCGCAAATTCACCGCCACGCCTGACAATGCGGAGCACGCGGGTTACCTCGCCTCCACCCAATCCCCGGATGGGACGATCCATCTGATTTCGAGCGCCCTCCACTATCGTTTCAACCTCGCATGGCTGCAGGAAGCCGCCGGAAGCCCTTGA
- a CDS encoding NAD(P)H-dependent glycerol-3-phosphate dehydrogenase: MPDRPLSSAAILGTGSFGTALARLLAPRLNEVVMIGRDPAVAESINATRHNSRYLAGVELPENISASTSLAEAARHPLVLFCVPTAATRDSAGALAASSLPVDSVVLSCAKGIERNTGERMSEILREKLPANPVAVLSGPNHAEEIAACLATCAVIGTEDDLLAKRLQELFTTPYFRSYTSDDVAGIEYGGAIKNVYAIAAGIAAGLRLGDNAIAALVTRALAEMTRLGTVLGGRVETFAGLSGVGDLIATCFSKHSRNNRVGLALGQGKTLEEATSSLGMVAEGVPNTLSIHETAQRAGVRTPIIDAVHAILYRDMPAARALHELLNRDPRPEND, from the coding sequence ATGCCTGACCGCCCGCTTTCTTCCGCCGCCATCCTCGGCACCGGCTCCTTCGGCACCGCCCTCGCCCGCCTGCTGGCACCGAGACTCAATGAGGTTGTCATGATCGGCCGCGATCCGGCGGTGGCGGAGAGCATCAATGCCACCCGCCACAACTCCCGCTACCTCGCTGGAGTCGAACTCCCGGAGAACATCAGCGCCTCCACATCACTTGCGGAAGCAGCCAGGCATCCGCTGGTACTCTTCTGTGTTCCCACCGCGGCCACCCGCGACAGCGCCGGGGCCCTTGCCGCGTCTTCCCTTCCGGTGGACAGCGTCGTGCTCTCCTGTGCGAAGGGCATCGAGCGCAATACCGGCGAGCGGATGAGCGAGATTTTGCGCGAGAAGCTTCCCGCCAATCCGGTCGCGGTCCTCTCCGGCCCCAATCACGCAGAGGAGATCGCGGCCTGTCTCGCGACCTGCGCGGTGATCGGCACGGAGGACGACCTCCTCGCCAAGCGTCTTCAAGAGCTCTTCACCACGCCGTACTTCCGCAGCTACACCAGCGACGATGTCGCCGGGATCGAATACGGCGGTGCGATCAAGAATGTCTACGCCATCGCTGCCGGCATCGCGGCAGGGCTAAGGCTTGGCGACAACGCTATTGCCGCTCTCGTGACCCGCGCTCTTGCAGAGATGACGCGCCTCGGCACGGTTCTCGGTGGCCGGGTCGAAACGTTTGCTGGCCTTTCCGGCGTGGGTGATCTCATCGCGACCTGCTTCTCGAAGCACTCCCGCAACAACCGCGTGGGCCTCGCACTGGGCCAAGGTAAGACCTTGGAAGAGGCAACCTCCTCGCTTGGCATGGTCGCGGAGGGCGTCCCGAACACTCTCTCGATCCACGAGACCGCGCAGCGCGCGGGGGTTCGGACCCCGATCATCGATGCGGTCCACGCCATACTCTATCGCGATATGCCCGCGGCCCGTGCCTTGCACGAACTTCTGAACCGAGACCCCCGACCGGAAAACGACTGA